In Lactuca sativa cultivar Salinas chromosome 5, Lsat_Salinas_v11, whole genome shotgun sequence, the DNA window TCAAGCACTTGtccaataacatataaaaatgcaGATTTTTTTTAAGATGTTAACATCTAAAAATAAAGATGTTCAAATGATGCAGAATAATTACTTAAGTGGGTTTATTCCTACTGAAATAGGAAATCTTTCGAATCTTCAAACATTGTAAGTTACTTAAATATTGTCCAcagtaaataattttttttcttcttcttaaaAGTTAAAACTAGGGTTTGTTTGTGTATGTTGCAGGGATGTTTCTAGCAACTCTTTGAGTGGAAGTATTCCCACATCACATGGGAATATGAGGAGCCTTTTGAATTTGTAAGTATATGCTTATCTTCATTCTTCATTCTTCAGTCCCTTTTGACTTTTTCTAAAACTTTATTGTATGTTGACTTTTGTGTTGACTCTGTTATATCATGAAGAAAACTGTAATTATTTGTTGCTTATTTGCAGTTTTCTTGGAAACCGTGGCTTGTGTGGGAAGCATATTAATCAGTTATGTAAAGATGATGATGGAGTTTCAACAGGCTCACAGCCTACAGGTTTTCTTTATAACTTTTTAATTTCAGTCAAACTATTTTTAGTTGACTTTATTTAACCCAACTACCCTTTACCTTAAATTCCAAATTTATAAACAGTCTTGTATCTTTCTTCTAATATGCTGCATAAAAGTTTCATCCAAATATTGAAGATAACATTTtctatacattttcataaaaactctactaaaattaattcttaatctacaaaatattacataaaaatttcTTATTGTGTAAACTAATATCTCTATGTTATCTACTACACTATCACATTCATTTTCCTTGTTTAAATCAATAGATTACTTACCATTTTATGTTTTAGAATTAGTAAATGTAGATTTTATAAAAACAGGAAGCCATAATGTAAAGAAAAACTCTGGGAGGCATTGCTTCTTGTTGCACTTATGTGTTTCTGGGGTTGTTTTCTTTACAAAAAACTCGGTAAAATTGATGCCAAAGGTCTTGCAGTAGATGTTGGTGGAGGTGAATttcatttctatttctatttctaATAACAATTAAAGATCATATCAAATACTTCCATTTCTTGAATCCACCCTTAAATTTCtaccttttttttatttgttcTTCAGGTGCATCGATTGTGATGTTTCATGGAGACTTACTGTAAAAGCCCGGAATCAAGGTTAACTTTATAACCCTTCTATTTTGGAGAATTGgttagttagtcccttaaagtgaaAGATGTAATgggtgagtacgctgagcgtactgggGTACTCCGCGAGTACTCGCACGCTTAATTTGTACGTGGGtcatccgggtacgctgggcgtacccaaggttacgcagggcgtaaccggcccagatgcaaaaccctaatttgtggccttgcactataaaaggaacatgtagtcccttgccctagccaccatacaCCCTTGAGAGAGCCCTTGAAGAGCTGAGATTCGTGctttagcttgtgtgtgagtttttgagcttaaagttgtcttttcaaggtgaagaaggagaagaaggagccattgttggagctagaagttgaagaaaaagtgtagatccgagttctataGTGGTTGGAGgtccttcctgaggtaaaaagctcaaagctttccttgttcttcatgagttttgctttttggaccatttttagggtttttggttcaaagttggagactttttgtgcaaagagtctccataagcttatatctgaccttttctagtgtaatatgtgttgaggagtcataaaaatcgagtCTCGGACGTGGATCTTGTggcatgcatgagttatagtctcattatggaaagaggaaaggtgttttgagcacaaagtgacctttacagccatgcaaaggcttaaaggcttcaactttatggattaaatcATGTTAGAAGGGTCAGATCTGAATTTTGGATGaaagtcttaaccgtttaagaccttaATGAGTTGGATGAGGAAGCTgggcattacgctgggcgtaatctcaGTACGCGCGACATAAGGGGCcgcgtaccccgattctgtgaaggctccgggtacgcccaacgtacatgtttggtatgctcagcgtaacccggagggttgacttttgttgacttttagggtttggtcaactttagtgtatttgagtcaagtaaggggtaaaatggtcctttaccTCTATTGAGAATGATTAGAGGAAATGGTCTAGCCTAGGGAATTATGTTGATGACAAgtgattatttcatatgattaggcagaGGTTAGGTCTTATTTCTCCGAGTTTGAGATTccgagttacacgaggtgagtcttctcactatgcatTACCTAGAGtgatattatgtgttgaccagagggtcttatgtgttatgtatgagattatgtgccatttgttatatgtatgttgcatgatGATAAAGATCGGGTCggaaggtccaacgagctatgaccggaccagagggtccaacgagctacgggattggagggtcccgctgagacacaccgaccggagggtcatattatagcctcgagtggcgtatgtgttgtatgcggtattttggggaactcactaagcatttatgcttacagttgttgtgttatgtgtttcaggtactagcgaggaccgtggaaaggcgcccgCGTGACCcatacacactagagagaggatttgcttttgtgatcttgggatatgttatgtttcgATAACTACTATTGGATAtttttgagaatatttttatgggaacttggttgatgaaaaatgaaaattttgttttgaaaatttcgttgTTACACTTACCATACTCTTCAAAAGATATTATAAAAAAGCTTGAAACTTTAAATGAAGAACATGTAACTGGAGCTGGAGGATTTGGAACTATCAATGGATGATGGAATTGGAAACGTATTTGCATTATAAGAATAGTAAAATTAAACGAAGGATTTGATCGATTCTTTGAAAGAGAGCTTGAAATTCTTGGAAGCATTAAACATAGATATCTAGTAAATCTAAGAGGCTATTGCAACTCTCCAACTTCAAAATTGTTAATATATGATTACTTATCTGGTGGTAAGAAATTAAAAATCAACTTTACAAACACCTTTTTCTTCAATTCCATTTTCttgaaaaaatgttttttttttttttttttggcagaaaaatcTGAGCTTTTAGGTTGGGATGCTCGACTTAATGTTGTGATTATGGAGCTACAAAAGCCTTTCTGATTTTGGTCTTGCAAAACTCTTGGAAGATGAAGAATCtcatatcacaacaattgtagcCGGAACTTTTGGCTATCTTGCTCTAggtattacttttttttttcttactaaGTAAAGAAATAAATGAAtgaaattactttttttttttttttttttttttttgtttttgtttttgtagaGTATATGCAGAGTGGTAGAGCAACACATAAGACAGTTTATCGAGAAAGGCCTTAATATTGTCGGATGGGTaaatgacctttttacccttgTAGTTTCAAACTGTCGGTTTTTTTGTCTGAATACATGTGaaatgacagttttacccttgCAGTTGAATTATATAATAACAAAAAATCGACaacgagaaatcatcaacaaatgCATGAGGAAATGGATGCCAAAGCTACAACAATAGATGTATGCAGCCTTGCAAAATATGATGGGAAATTGAAAATTAGAGGTAATATGATGTTAACCATTGGTATTTGATGATTTTGAATGACTTgttaatgttttgtattgatgtttttgattgttttgaataatgttttatagGAATGAGAACCGAAGATGATTGGATGAACATAAAATGAAGATAGCAACGAAAATGTTATTTTGAAGTTATGTTATGTGAAAACTCATTTCCCGATGCTTATTTTGAaggttaaacttttttttttctatttgtacCTCTTTTGCATACTTTGGATTTCTTGGTGTTAAAATGTTCTCAACTATTGGAGTTTGATGTTATGTGGACAATTTTGTTTTTGGATGTTTTTTGAATGATACTTTGGTAAACTTTGAttgttttggtattgtaatgtttgGTTGTATCattatttgatgtttttttaGCATAACAATTTGATGATTGTAGTATTTTTTCTTTTTGaatcataataaaaaaatgatattaCAAGTTCGCGACGGATTAGTGACAAAAAATTAATGCATGAGTTTTGCGAGGGATTAACTACGGAAAAAAAATCATGTCTAAAGTTTGTGACGGATCAGCGAcggaaaaaaaattaatgtatGAATTTTGCAAGGGATTAGCTATGGATAAAAAATCATGTCTAACGTTTGCGACATATCAACGACGGGAAAAAAAATTAGTATATGAAATTTGCAAAGGATTAGCTACGAAAAAAAACTGATCACTGAAATTTGCGACAAAATAGCGACGGAATGACTTTAACAAATTTTGTCACTAATGCCCTGAGTAAATGTAGTGAGTGACATTTAGCGACGGATATTTTGTCGCTAAATTTGTCGCAAGGAAACACAGATCCGCCGCTAAAACCCTCGCCGAGTTATTTGCCACGTTATAATTACCTATGGAGTCAATCCGTCGCTGATCCATCACAAACAACATTTAGTGACGGAATAGCGACGGATTCTTCCGTCTCTAAAagccacatatatatatatatatatatatatatatatatatatatatatatatatatatatatatatatatatatatatatatatatatatatatatccggtttTTTGGACCGGTCCAACCGGTGGGACCAATTGAACCATCGAACCGGTAAGACAACCGGTTCgatgtccggtccggttttcaaaatatTGGATATGACTTCGCAAGGGAACAAAGAAAGTGTCATGTTTAGATATTTGCACAACAAAACATATACAGGTAGCAACTTCATGCATCAATGTTATTTTATTTCACAATTATTTTTCATCCCATTGATATGATCAACAACATTGTAATATATGCAATGTTTACAACTGCCTCAAGATCATCAATCCGGAGTGCTCCAAATTCTCTTTTGCTCGCTGAAGCTTCCAACGACACTCGATTGTGTGTAATCAGAAAGACGGCCTGCAAAAACCTCATAAAATGATACGTGGTCAAACCTCTCCAATACTTTGAATGATTTCCTTTTTTCAGCGTCTTCTGTAATTTCTCCATCTTTAGATATTTGTCCTGTTGCATGAACCTTAAGATGTCTGACATGAAAGGTTGCATTTAAAGTTTGTTGATCACCAGCCAAGATAACTGCACCCAAGATCTCCCCCAAGAACGTGTCCTATAAAATTTTCAAATGAGTGCTCAAGTCATACATGCCTAATTATGTAAATATCTGGTTGTTATACATAAAACTATAGTTTCGAGTTGTTCTACATCTAAGCATGGATACTAACTATGTATTTACGtatataaaaataatttgaaAGAAATACCATATGTCGATATCTATGATTCCTTTGTTGCAAGTGATACAGTCTTGTCAACAAATGTTCACTGAAATGAGCTTCAGGTGTCTTTTTCTTCATATCCAACTTTTTTATGATGTGCGGAAACGAACAAACCTTTCGTTGCATGGAAAGAGGGATGAGTGTGACATCAAGTGATGAATCAAAAACTACCTTTGCGGCTAAAGGGTCAAGAAACATGTTCAGTTCAGTGTACTTGTTTGAAGGAACATTGATAACATTTCCATTGTCTTTGTTCTGGTAGTTGATATGCCCTCCTACTATAAATACATCCTGCAGTTAAATTTGTGATTTGTACATGACTCTTCAAGGACAGTATAAGGGGCAAATGCAAGGAATAGCAACCTACCTTAATTTATTTACGTATTTTACTTCGAAGAATATtccatgttatgtggtagtttttttttaaagtgCGAAGTTCTATTAGAAATAAATGAGAATAGATGCAATGATAAACAGACCACGagagtacattgttatttcttgcatttaacgcATATTATAATTATGAAGTTTATTTAATCTGAAAAGATATGAGAAATGAATCGATGAACCTGTTACCTGTATGATAGAACTAGCATTTGTGTCTGCAAGTATAATTTTTGCTAAAGTTGTCAACGGCCCATTGGTTAAAATGGTAATTTTAGATTCAAGATCAGCAGATTTCGCTATTGAGTTCCAAACTTCGAGTGCTAATGGTTGTCTAAGTTGAGGGAAATCAGTAGTCCTAGGAGCtccaaactccacagaattttctgctGTATATCTGCCAAAAAAACATAATTTCAAATCTGTCTAAGACAGAGAAAACATATATTGAAAACCCATATTTGCAAAGACAAAGTTGATCTGGACATTCCTAATGTTTTGCTTTTACTTAGTTGAATTTAAATTACCAGATAAGTTTCTGAAGAATCTATTTAGTTAGTTCATATTtgttttatatgtatttaaattaCTACATAAGTTTCTGGAGAATCTATTTAGTCGATCTGGACATTCCTAATGAGTTAAGCACTAAATCTGGActatttcttttttacttaatatggataaaatgacttaatgggttaagccaaaaAACTAGTTTAAATATTCTAAGACACTAAACTTTTAGATATTTTCCCTTCCTTTTCCTCCCAACTCCTATCAAGTTAAAGTTGATGAATATTgttaaaataaacaaatattgTGAAATTTGTTTATTGGATTGTGAGGCTAAAATAGTCATTTAGTCTCATTTAGACTGTTTATTGAGTCCAAATTAGAAACAAACTTTATGTATACAACACTTTATCCAGTCACACATCATTACCCATCCAACTACTTTACCCATACAAGGGtctgtttctttttttttcttttttcttttttatatataataagacCTGAACGGATAAATTGACTGAGTATATAGAGATGCCTAGTCAGATATATTAGGGGACATTTCTTTTCTGGAATTAATAATGTGTCTTAATAGGAATAAATGTTATACCCTCTTTtatcaaatatattttaaaataaaatgactATCAATTTAATAATAGGCATATATAtgattctaattttttttaaagcaAACATATATTTGATTGTTAAAATAATGAAGTATGTCTTCCCGGTTCTTTTTTAAAGTATTTAAACAATAAATGGCTTCATatttaaaataatacaaaaaggGTATAATCTCAAGTTGATCATTGTTATCACTTCATCGAAAGTAAATTAAATTGATATCCAGAAAAGAAATTGGAAAATAGAGATCTGAATCTGTAAAGTGTCCATATCTTCACCAAGCATATTAAGTCATGATTTAtatattaagtaaaaaagaaacattcATATATATGAATCTATTAAGTTTGGTTCTGTTAAGTCCATTAAGTCCAAAATAAACGGCACGTTAATGATGAAAAGGAAACACCCTCTTAATGACATATTTCTCCTCTTGGTAAATTCTTTGACATATAGGGTTTGTTGAACATACCTTCTTGGGCTTCTTGGTAGATCACGAGCAAGTCCAAAGAGGGTGTCGGAGTCCAACAAACCACCACTTCCATTTGGGATAGCCTTCGAGTACTTGCAGTTGCCAGTGTTTGGGTCATTCGGGTAAGACTGGTTCAAACCAAATGAATCCCCTAAACCAACAAGAATATCATCACGACCCATCATATGTAGTAAATCATAGATCACATCTATTGTTGCTGCATTTGCCCAGCCGGTTGGAGTTACTAGTATTGcctgaaataaataaaaaaaaaaaacaatataagtatTCATTAAATCAAAACGAATATTAGGGCACTGAAACAATGAATAGTAGAGTACCTTAAGATATATTGTCTCTATGGGTACTTTGAGAAGATAAAAGAGGGCCAAAAAGTCACCTGCACTCATATCCATGTCAAAAACAATCATCTTTCCTAGTTTTTTCCCTTCAAAATCTGGTTTGTAGAGAACTTCCTTGTAGTTGGGAAATTGAGATGTAAAATTGAATATGCCTTTATTTTTTTGTCGGTTTAACACCTGGTATAATATATGTATAGAAAATTGTTAAACCATAGTCGCATATGTTTATATAATGAGACAACGTATAAATATTTTTGGCACACATTTGAACATAGCAAATTTAAAAATATCATTAAGTTAAAAAGGAATGAAATCAGACAAACGTATAGTTGCATATGTTTATATAATGAGACAACGTATAAATATTTTTGGCACTCATTTGAACATAGCAAATTTAAAAATATCATTAAGTTAAAAAGGAAGGAAATCAGATAAACATATATCTAAAATCAACTTACATCCAGAAAACTGACGAAAAATTCTCTTTCGAGGGAGCTAGTCTTGTTGCGATTTGGCTTTGCCCTTGTAGCAATCAATACACCCGCTGAATCCCTTCCAGTGACTCTCTCTGTTAAACCATCCTGATTCTATAGTTTCAGTATCTTGATAGGTAGTTGAAGAAAATGTTACAACAATAGGCATTGTTATTAACCATCAGATGAAATTAACATACCGTTTTAATATAGTATACTTTGTGCACAAACTACTATAAGATACTAAAAATGTGTTGTTGAGCATTACTCTTTATATGGAAAACAACAATACATTTATTAAGACTACTTGAGTAGAACTTACACTTTAGAGAGATTAGTTTACTTTACTTTACTTTGTTTTCTTTGAGTGTTTCTTGGATGGTGGATAGTTTGGAACCAATGAGCTCCACATCTATTTATAGGTTTTATCATATCCCCTAAGGAAGGTTCTAGACTTTTCTACTAAATAGATATATCTACAACATTCTAGAATCATCTACCATACTCTATATCTATTTACTAGCTTCGAGAATGTTCTACCATGTCCTAAGTGTAGGATACTCCAGTGTCTTCTAGAATGATCCATAAAATTTCTAGGGTCTTTCATGTCCATAGTCACATAGATCGCCACCAGAGTAGCCATGATCTTCGTTCCAGATCATGCGAACTGGATAGGCGTATGTTTTTGTACCGATTGCACGTGGAACGCGACCCAAATCGGAAAAGGTACCGATTGCAAAATTGTATTGACCATGCCTCAATTCATGATTTTGAAAGACACGAACAATGATTTTGATTGTGGATTGTGGCTTTGGGAACGTTGATTTTGGGTATGGGATCGACGACCGGTAAAAAAATTATCTTTTATGCAATTAATTGTGTATATCCCCTAATTATAATGCAACGATTCACTAGATATGTTCCATATATACCATTAATTTTAATCAATTCAATTGATTTAAGTGGGTCTAGAATTCTTTACAAATTAATTGATTTCATAGTATATTTCATAGTGCATAGACGATTTCATATCAACAGTAGATTACAAACACCTGATTTCACTAGGTAatcaacactatatatatatacatggacgaattttttttatttaccaCACATTAAACAGAAACAAAAGCAATTAGAGGCACATTACTTATCAGTTATCATAGAAAAATGGTATTTGGTAAATGGGTATCTGATCATAGAGAGCCTATTGAACTACATGAAGATGAAGATATCAACCAGGAAAACACATTTGTAAAGGAGACTCAAGAAGTTCAAGGTAAAGAAGTGAAGGATGACAACCCCTGTTGCACAGAAAGTAACCATTCTTTCTGGTACAACTAGCAAGAATCCAGGTCGGGGTTCAAAGAAGTTGGTTTGTAAACATTGCAAACAACAATTTACTAGTTCATACACAAGGATACATGTACACTTTTTTGGTGATATGCTGTGCAAGAAACCATAAATTAAAAGGTGTCCGGTTGTACTTAATGAACACAAGAAGTATGAAAGGCTGATGAACAAAGTAAGAGATGCTAAAAAAATGGGAGTGTCTCGTGCTTTAAAGAACTCTATATTCACTAATGGGCACAATCGACTTACTTTTTGTtcccgagtttaacaaaagaaaagaaaagaagagaaaagaatgTCACGAGagaaaaagaagagaaaggaaaagaaaacaaaattttctttcgtgttcccgagttggagagaagtgcaagaaaaatgaatcattttgttcttttttttccaaatcctcccaaatcggaaggaaaaTTAGGAGGAAAAATGATCCTCCCATTTCCCTCCACTTCCTTCCACTTCCCTCTTTTAATGAAACTTGAGAACACCAATCTCTTTTAGTTTCTTCTCATTTTCActcatttcctttcctttctctcgtTAGGTTGAACTCGGAAACAGGGTGTTAAAGATCATGAGAAGGATTTGTGCAAATGGAATTCCATTTAATGGGCTACATAATCCCCAATTTCTGGAGATGGTTAGTGCTATCAACAAAGCACCTGCAGGTTATAAGCCTCCCTCTAGCGAGAAAGCAAGGACGGGTCTACTTGATGAATGTCATAGAGATGAAGAAAAGGATTTAAATCCTATAAAAGATATATGGTATACACAAGGTGTTTTAATTGTTTCTAATGGGTGGACAACTGTATAGCACAAGCCACTCATTAATATCATATTTTTTAACAGTCGTGGGGCGATGTTCATGTATGCAGAAGACTTTTCTGTTGTGCAGAAAACTAGAGTTGCAATAGCAAACTATTTGGTTGGAGCCATCGAAACAATAGGACCAAGCAATGTCCTACAAGTCGTTACAACAATGCTACAAATAGCAAGGCTGCCGGGAAGGAAATATAAAAcgtacacaaacacattttatggtCTCCTTGTTGTGTGTATACGCTGAATTTGGTTTTCAAAGATCTTGCAAATTTGTTTTAT includes these proteins:
- the LOC111907097 gene encoding nucleoside hydrolase 3, with the translated sequence MIFKTPAKFCRLGTMKLLSLFVIIMAALVVACSAHNGSRSPHRILLDTDVETDDLFAILYLLKLNRSEFDLQAITINTNAWSDAGHAVNQIYDILYMMGRDDIAVGMGGEGGILDDGKIQPNVGGYIPIIDQGSGTAGPCRYRQAIPVGKRLYKDTNYGYRKSFLPQGSRRYSPLQQPSAQKVLIDKISEGPISLFVIGAHTNIAIFLMTNPHLKKNVEHIYIMGGAVRSKNPTGYPGNVFTSFKSNPYVEFNFFGDPFAAYQVIHSGIPVTLVPLDATNTIPVSKNFFEAFERNQHTYEAQYVFKSLKMVRDIWSDNRFYESCFMWDSFMSGVSTSIMRNLHKQHGENEFSEMHYMDITVVTSNKPYGISDGSNKFFDGRKIPKFNLKRNGVHSGHVQTGIQDPFCLQKNGTGRCKDGLTERVTGRDSAGVLIATRAKPNRNKTSSLEREFFVSFLDVLNRQKNKGIFNFTSQFPNYKEVLYKPDFEGKKLGKMIVFDMDMSAGDFLALFYLLKVPIETIYLKAILVTPTGWANAATIDVIYDLLHMMGRDDILVGLGDSFGLNQSYPNDPNTGNCKYSKAIPNGSGGLLDSDTLFGLARDLPRSPRRYTAENSVEFGAPRTTDFPQLRQPLALEVWNSIAKSADLESKITILTNGPLTTLAKIILADTNASSIIQDVFIVGGHINYQNKDNGNVINVPSNKYTELNMFLDPLAAKVVFDSSLDVTLIPLSMQRKVCSFPHIIKKLDMKKKTPEAHFSEHLLTRLYHLQQRNHRYRHMDTFLGEILGAVILAGDQQTLNATFHVRHLKVHATGQISKDGEITEDAEKRKSFKVLERFDHVSFYEVFAGRLSDYTQSSVVGSFSEQKRIWSTPD